CCTGATCCGTTCCATACAGGATAGGTTTATTGTCTGCATCTAGAAACTTTGTCACCCCATTATCAAATATTCGCTCTGCCAATTCATGCATCTCGGTTGATAGCCTAACACCTGCCAATGCAGTATTAATGAATGAATCGTTATATTTTTGCACGTCGGCAGCATAATTGGCGATTGTATAACTTCTAAAGTTAGTAATATTGGTAATTTCAATATTGACTTTAATTCCAATGCCAGAAGGATCTACCCAAGTTTCAAGTGGGGCATTACCAGTTTGGGCTAACCCACCACCTTCAAAATCAAAATTGTCGAGGATGCCGCCATTAGCTCCTGTGGGACCATTGAGTATTCCAAGTGGCTTAACAGCAAAATGTTCAATATGGCGATTACCATTGGCATCTACAATAGACACAGCACTATCATCAATTTCGTAAGAACCGGAATTCCAGATGTATGTTCGCTCAGCGTAATTATCCAAACCATCGTCATAATTGTATTGCTGAATAACCTGTGTAGCATCATTCCGGGCATCTATTCCAAATAGAGTTCTAAGCTGCTGTTCTGTATAATTACCAGCTTTTATTCCTCTGTTAAGATTAAAAAATTCATTTACCACATCCCATAGGACAGGCAAAGCAAATCGTCCCGGCCCCGTTTGCATAAAAAGATTGCCGTTAACACTTGTCTCATGTGTATGGGTATTATTCGGACGAATCAATGATTCGTCTGCAAAATTGCCAGATGGTGTTGGAAAGTGGGGCGATTTTGGATGCTTCCATTCACACCGCCAAAAAACTGAAACCGTATTGGGGCGGGGCCTCCTGGAAGAAAAAGGGATACGGTTTTATTTTCTGCCGCCTTACAGCCCCGAATTGAACCGGATTAAACCGCTTTGGCGCAAGATGAAATACGAATGGCTCAAATTCAAACTATATACGCCGGACGAACCGGAACGGGTCATCGACGAAATCGGGGAAGGGTTCGGCTCTATACAGGCCGACTTTTTGATAGGCGCTTAATCCTTTGCATCCAAATTACTGTAACTCCAAGTTGGAAAAACTTGTGAGCATCGCTTTTGCGAAAGCAAACTCTCATCGCAAGACCTTCTCTCCATATTCCCGCATCAAATTTATTGACGCACATTCCGAAACAGTAATTTTTTGCGGCTTACAGGATCATACGTAAGAGACAAACTCGTCCTGACAAGGTCGAACCACAGTCGCCTTGCCAGCATTACAAGGCCACACCTTGATTGTCAACATTTCAAATCAACCTACGGCCGCGCCGAGTTTGAAAATAGGCAGATACATCGCGATCAACAGGCTGCCGACCATAATGCCGAGGATAGCCATGATCATCGGTTCCATTAGGCTGCTCAAATTGTCGATCAAATTGTCGACCTCTTCCTCGTAAAAGTCCGCGACCTTGGCGAGCATCGCGTCCATCGAACCGGACTCTTCGCCGATCGCGACCATTTGCTGAACCATATGCGGAAACAGATTACTCTGCTGCATCGCAAACTGCAGCCTTTGCCCGGTGGCGACCTCTTCACGCATCTTCAGGACCACTTCGGCATAGACTATGTTACCACATGCGCCGGCGACCGATTCCAGCGCTTCGACCAGCGGCACCCCGGCCGCCGACATGGTGGATAAGGTTCTGGCAAAACGCGCGATGGAGGATTTATTCAAAATCATCCCCACCACCGGCACCTTCAGCAAGATTCTGTCCAGTGCGTGATTGAACTCATAGGACCGTTTCTTGAAATAAGAAAAGGTATAAACAGCGCCGCCGATCGAGCCGAACAATATCCACCACCAGTCTCTCATCCATTTTGACATGTTGATGAACATTTGCGTAAAAGCCGGCAAATCCGCGCCGAAGCTTTGAAACAACTCTTCGAACACCGGTACGACGAACATCAATAGAATCACGGTCACGATCACGGCGACAATGATTACCGCCACAGGATAGGTTAGCGCTTTTTTGATCTTCTTCTTGATCGACTCGGTCTTTTCCTTATAGGTCGCAATTTTGTCGAGCAAAGCCTCCAAGACCCCTGCCTGTTCGCCCGCCTCGACCAGATTGCAAAACAATTCGTCGAAATAGATCGAATGTTCGCGCAAAGACTGCGCCAGCGTGTTGCCGCCTTCAATACTGGCCTTGATCGACAACAGCATGGTCTGCATGCTCGGATTCTCGTGGCCCTTGCCGATAATATCGAAAGACTGGACCAAAGGAACGCCGGCCTGAAGCATGGTCGCCAGTTGCCGTGCAAAAACCGCGATATCGCCGGCCGTGATTTTCTGGACCTTTTTAAATAAGGGTTTCGGTTTTTTCTTGATTCGGATGACGCGGAATCCCTGCCTTTTCAGGTCGGCTTTGGCGATTGTCTCGCTGAGCGCCGAAATAGGGCGATTCTTGATTTTATTGCCGGCCTTGTCGACTCCGTCCCAGATAAAATCGATTTGTTCAGCTTGTTGTGCCATATCGCTTATTCCTTTGTCACCCTGTCAATTTCTTCAATGCTCGTCACGCCCTGGCGCACCTTGTTCAGGCCGGAGGCGCGCAGATCGTTGATCCCCTCGGCTTTCGCCTGATCGGCCAACTGCATCGCGTTGCCTCCTTCAAGAATGAGCCGGCGCATATCCTCGCTCAGCGTCATCACCTGATAAATGCCGACCCGGCCTTTGTATCCGTTCGTACAATGTTCGCAGCCGACAGACTTGTAAATGCGCAGCTCTTTCAATTCTTCCGGTTTAAAACCGGTCGAAATCAATACACTATCCGGATAGTCGGCGGGTTCCTTGCAATGCTGGCATAAACGGCGCGCCAGACGCTGGGCCATGATCAGATTGATCGACGAGACGATGTTGAAGGCCGGAATGCCCATTTGCATCAGCCGGTTCAAGGTCTGCGGCGCATCGTTCGTATGCAGGGTGGAAAGCACCAAGTGGCCGGTTTGGGCGGCTTTGATCGCAATTTCGGCCGTTTCGAGGTCGCGAATTTCACCGACCATGATCACATCCGGATCCTGCCGTAAAAAAGCGCGCAAGGCGCCGGCGAAGGTCAGGCCGGCCTTCACGTTCATGTTGACCTGATTGATGCCTTCCACGGTGATTTCGACCGGATCTTCGGCCGTCGAGATGTTGCGTTCGATCGTGTTCAGGATATTCAGTCCGGTATAAAGCGATACGGTTTTACCGCTGCCGGTCGGCCCCGTGACCAACACCAAACCATAGGGCCGGTTGATCGCATCCAGAAAAAGTTTCTGTTGGTCAGGCTCGAAACCCAGTTTCTCGATGCCCAATTGCGCGCTGGTCGGATCGAGCAAACGCATGACGACTTTTTCGCCGAACAGGGTTGGGCAGGTATTGACCCGAAAATCCAGCGTACGGTTTTTGGAAACGATCAACTTGATCCGTCCGTCCTGGGGCACCCGGCGTTCGGCGATGTCCAGCCGGGCCATCACCTTGATCCGGGAAATCACTCGGGTGGCGACCGACGATGGGGGACTTGCGACCTCGTGCAGCATGCCATCGGTACGAAAACGGATACGGAAGTTTTTTTCGTAAGGTTCAAAATGGATATCGGAAGCGCCTTTCTTGACCGAGTCGAGCAGGATTTTATTCACGAAGCGGACGATCGGCGCATCGTCCACGTCCGAATTGACTTCATTCTTGGCCGCCTCCTCTTCGGCGCTGGAAACCGCGAGGTTGCCGAGATCTTCGTCGAGTAAGGTCGCGATCGACGCCTCCGGCGCTTCGAGAGCGGCCTCAATCGCCTTGTGCAACTTATCTTCTTCGACAATGATGCATTCGGGATGCAGGCGGGTTTGAAACTTGATTTCGTCGAACGGCTGATGGTTCGTCGGGTCGGCCATTGCGACAAAGATCGTCTTGCCGCGCACGAACAGCGGCAAGATCTGATACTTGACGATCAATTTTTCGTTGATCAATTTGACCGGCAGCGACTTTAAATCGAGCGCATCGAGTTCGAGAAAAGGCACTCCGAACTCGGCCGAAGCGACAGACGCGATCGTTCTGGCGCTAACCAGTTTATTGGCGACAAGATAACTCACCAGAGAAACGTTTTTCTTTACCGCTTCCTGCGAATGAGTCCGTACCTCGTTTTCAGAAAGAAAGCCTTTCTGAATGAGGCACTTGGCAATACCATTAAAAAGAAATTCGGTCGTTGGCGTAGACATCGCTATATTGAGCATCAGATAGAGAGTTCGATACTAAATATAGATGATCGGCCGGCAACTACAAGACGGATCCACAAAAGAAAGCGGATTTATCTCATGCTTCGCCTGCCGTTACAGACTCTGGATTTTTCGGCGCTGCTGTTCGAGATTATCCAGCGACGAACGCAATTCGGCCAGCTTTTGCTCTTCTTTCTTCAGCACTTCGGGCGGCGCCTTGTTCACGAAGTCGGAATTGTTCAATTTGCCTTCGACGCGCGGCAGTTCCTTCCGAATCTTTTGGATTTCCTTGTCCAGGCGGGCCAATTCGGCATCCTTGTCGATCAAGCCCGCCATCGGGATCAGGATTTTCAATGCGCCGACCAGGGCAATCGCCGATTCCGGCGCGGCCTCTTCGTCGGCCAGCCAGGTAGCCGACTCCAGACGGCCCAGCCGGTACAAATACATCCGGCTGCTCTCGAAATAAACACGATCCTTCTCGCTGCCGTTCTGCAGTAATATCGACAGCGGCTTGCCCGGCGCGATATTCATCTCGCCGCGTATCCGGCGCACGCCCAGAATGAAGTTCATCACCCACTCGGTTTCGGCGACCGCCTCCGGATCGTCCAGCGCAGGATCGGCCGCCGGATACGGTTGCAGCATGATCGTTTCGCCCTGAATGCCCGCTAGGGGAGCCACCCGCTGCCAGATTTCCTCGGTGATGAACGGAATGATCGGATGCGCGAGCCGCAGCGCGGTTTCGAGCACAGTCACCAGGGTATTGCGGGTGCCGCGCTGCAAAGCGTCGCCGTCGGCCTGCAGCGAAATTTTCGCAAGTTCCAGATACCAGTCGCAAAACTCGTTCCAGATGAATTCGTAGATCGACTGGGCGGCCAGATCGAAACGGTAATGGTCGATGGCCTGGCGGGTCGAGCCGATCACCTGATTCAACCGCGCCAGGATCCAGCGGTCGACCTGGGTTAAAGTCATAGGCTCACCCGACAGTCCATTATCATGGCCTTCGGTATTCATCAATACATAACGCGCCGCATTCCAGAGCTTGTTGCAGAAGTTCCGGTAGCCTTCGGTGCGCGCCAGATCGAAGCGAATGTCGCGCCCAGTCGAAGCTAATGAGGCAAAGGTGAAGCGCAACGCATCGGTCCCGAACGAGGGTATGCCGTCTGGGAACTGTTTGCGGGTCGCCTGTTCGATTTTTTTCGCCAGATGCGGCTGCATCATCCCCGAAATCCGTTTCGCGACCAGACTTTCGAGGTCGATCCCGTCGATGATGTCGATCGGATCGAGCACGTTGCCTTTCGACTTGGACATTTTCTGGCCTTCCGCATCGCGCACCAGGCCGTGAATGTACACCTCTTTAAACGGCACGTCGCCCTGGAATTTCAGCCCCATCATAATCATCCGGGCCACCCAGAAAAAGATGATGTCGAAGCCGGTCACCAGCACGCTGGTCGGATAATGGCGAGCCAGCTCCGGCGTCCGGTCCGGCCAGCCGAGCGTCGAAAACGGCCACAACGCGGACGAAAACCAGGTGTCGAGCACGTCTTCGTCCTGGCGCAGCGGATAATCCGCCGGCAGGTGGTGACGCTCGCGGACCGCCTGTTCCGAACGGCCGACATAAGTATTGCCGGCCTCGTCGTACCAGGCCGGAATCCGGTGCCCCCACCAGATCTGCCGGGAAATGCACCAATCCTGGATGTTGCGCATCCATTCGAAATAAGTGTTTTTCCAATTGTCCGGCACGAACTTGATGTCGCCGTTCTCGACCGCCTCGATCGCGGGCTTGGCCAGCGGCGCCACCTTCACATACCATTGATCGGTCAGGAACGGTTCGATTACCGCGCCGGTGCGGTCGCCGCGCGGCACCATCAGTTTGTGGTCGGCGATTTTTTCGAGCAGGCCCGCCGCTTCGAGATCGGCGACGATCCGTTTGCGCGCCTCGAAGCGGTCGAGCCCGCGGTATTGTTCCGGAATCAGTTCGTCGTCCGCCACGCTCGCGTCGCGGGTAAAGATGTTGATCAAGCCGCCGTGCGGCAGATCCTGAATCACCGCATTGGCACGGTGCCGAGTCCAGACCTCGTAATCGTTGAAATCATGCGCCGGGGTGATCTTCACGCAGCCGGTGCCGAATTCCGGATCGACGTAATCGTCCGCAATCACCGGAATTTTGCGCCCGGTCAACGGCAGTTCCAGAAACTCGCCGAGCAGGTGCCTGTAGCGCTCGTCGCCGGAATGAATCGCGACCGCCGCGTCGCCGAGCAGGGTTTCGGGCCGCGTGGTCGCGACGATCAGATGCCCCTGCCCGTTCGACAGCGGATAGCGGATGTGCCACATCGAGCCGTTTTCTTCCTCGGACAGCACTTCGAGATCGGAAACCGCGGTATGCAGCACCGGATCCCAGTTGACCAGCCGCTTGCCGCGGTAGATCAGGCCTTCTTCATAGAGGCGGACGAAGACTTCCTGCACCGCGTCGGACATGCCCTTATCCATCGTAAAGCGTTCGCGGCTCCAGTCCACCGACGACCCCATTCGCCTGAGTTGCTTGGTGATCATCCCGCCGGACTCTTCCTTCCATTGCCAGACCCGTTCGACGAATTTCTCGCGCCCGTAATCGTGGCGGGTTTTGCCTTCGGCGTTGCACAGGCGCTCGACGACCATCTGCGTCGCGATCCCGGCATGGTCGGTGCCGACCTGCCACAACGTGCTGTGTCCCTGCATCCGGTGATAGCGGATCAAGGCGTCCATGACCGTATCCTGGAACGCATGCCCCATGTGCAGGCTGCCGGTCACGTTGGGCGGCGGAATCATGATGCAGTAGGAGTCGCCTTCGGCTTTGGCGGCAAAATAGCCGTTTTCTTCCCAGGTGTTGTACCAGCGTTGTTCGATGGCGTGCGGGGCGTATGTTTTATCCATGAAATTATGTGCTTGTTCTAGTTCTTTATTAATTGCTATTGGTTGTAACTTTTGATTTAAGGACGAGGCAATGAAGAAATGATCGCCGTTTCAAGACTCTTCAGTTCTGTCGCCCAGAATTTTTATCTGAATTTGATTGAGTATATTTGAGGACACATAGAAGCCATGTTGCTGTATCAACAGATTTATTTTTTGCCAAACCTGGTCTGCGGATAACAAACTGCGTTTTTCAAATAGAAGCAGAAGGCCCAGCGTACCGATAACATTAAGCGCTAAACGTTGCGCTTTTCGTCTTGCCAGCAAATCATCCAGAACCACAAAATCGGCGGATAATTCTTTAGCTAGAACCATTGCTTCCAACTCCCCTTGATGTAATTGCCCAAGCGCGCCTTGAACATACGCAGCGCCAATGTCGGACAAAGGGCGTACTTTTATAAAATATGGCAAAGTGTAATCGCACAGTTCGTCAATCACCGCTTTTGGCGCAAAGATATCATCAACGCAATCTTGCAATAAGCCAAGACTCTCAATTTTACCGAGAAAAATGATAGGACTGGTATTGAGTACGATTTTCACGACTCAGAGGTTTTCTATTGTGCGCAAATCTTCCAAAACGCATTCATCCGCAATGATATACCCTTGTTCAAAGTGTTCGGATAAACGGGTTTTAAACGCCTCAAAGTCCAACCCCGCCATATGCGCGGCACTCGCAAAGCTGATTTTCCGAGCGTG
The genomic region above belongs to Methylomicrobium agile and contains:
- a CDS encoding transposase — encoded protein: MGRGLLEEKGIRFYFLPPYSPELNRIKPLWRKMKYEWLKFKLYTPDEPERVIDEIGEGFGSIQADFLIGA
- a CDS encoding valine--tRNA ligase, coding for MDKTYAPHAIEQRWYNTWEENGYFAAKAEGDSYCIMIPPPNVTGSLHMGHAFQDTVMDALIRYHRMQGHSTLWQVGTDHAGIATQMVVERLCNAEGKTRHDYGREKFVERVWQWKEESGGMITKQLRRMGSSVDWSRERFTMDKGMSDAVQEVFVRLYEEGLIYRGKRLVNWDPVLHTAVSDLEVLSEEENGSMWHIRYPLSNGQGHLIVATTRPETLLGDAAVAIHSGDERYRHLLGEFLELPLTGRKIPVIADDYVDPEFGTGCVKITPAHDFNDYEVWTRHRANAVIQDLPHGGLINIFTRDASVADDELIPEQYRGLDRFEARKRIVADLEAAGLLEKIADHKLMVPRGDRTGAVIEPFLTDQWYVKVAPLAKPAIEAVENGDIKFVPDNWKNTYFEWMRNIQDWCISRQIWWGHRIPAWYDEAGNTYVGRSEQAVRERHHLPADYPLRQDEDVLDTWFSSALWPFSTLGWPDRTPELARHYPTSVLVTGFDIIFFWVARMIMMGLKFQGDVPFKEVYIHGLVRDAEGQKMSKSKGNVLDPIDIIDGIDLESLVAKRISGMMQPHLAKKIEQATRKQFPDGIPSFGTDALRFTFASLASTGRDIRFDLARTEGYRNFCNKLWNAARYVLMNTEGHDNGLSGEPMTLTQVDRWILARLNQVIGSTRQAIDHYRFDLAAQSIYEFIWNEFCDWYLELAKISLQADGDALQRGTRNTLVTVLETALRLAHPIIPFITEEIWQRVAPLAGIQGETIMLQPYPAADPALDDPEAVAETEWVMNFILGVRRIRGEMNIAPGKPLSILLQNGSEKDRVYFESSRMYLYRLGRLESATWLADEEAAPESAIALVGALKILIPMAGLIDKDAELARLDKEIQKIRKELPRVEGKLNNSDFVNKAPPEVLKKEEQKLAELRSSLDNLEQQRRKIQSL
- a CDS encoding type II secretion system F family protein, with amino-acid sequence MAQQAEQIDFIWDGVDKAGNKIKNRPISALSETIAKADLKRQGFRVIRIKKKPKPLFKKVQKITAGDIAVFARQLATMLQAGVPLVQSFDIIGKGHENPSMQTMLLSIKASIEGGNTLAQSLREHSIYFDELFCNLVEAGEQAGVLEALLDKIATYKEKTESIKKKIKKALTYPVAVIIVAVIVTVILLMFVVPVFEELFQSFGADLPAFTQMFINMSKWMRDWWWILFGSIGGAVYTFSYFKKRSYEFNHALDRILLKVPVVGMILNKSSIARFARTLSTMSAAGVPLVEALESVAGACGNIVYAEVVLKMREEVATGQRLQFAMQQSNLFPHMVQQMVAIGEESGSMDAMLAKVADFYEEEVDNLIDNLSSLMEPMIMAILGIMVGSLLIAMYLPIFKLGAAVG
- the pilB gene encoding type IV-A pilus assembly ATPase PilB — translated: MSTPTTEFLFNGIAKCLIQKGFLSENEVRTHSQEAVKKNVSLVSYLVANKLVSARTIASVASAEFGVPFLELDALDLKSLPVKLINEKLIVKYQILPLFVRGKTIFVAMADPTNHQPFDEIKFQTRLHPECIIVEEDKLHKAIEAALEAPEASIATLLDEDLGNLAVSSAEEEAAKNEVNSDVDDAPIVRFVNKILLDSVKKGASDIHFEPYEKNFRIRFRTDGMLHEVASPPSSVATRVISRIKVMARLDIAERRVPQDGRIKLIVSKNRTLDFRVNTCPTLFGEKVVMRLLDPTSAQLGIEKLGFEPDQQKLFLDAINRPYGLVLVTGPTGSGKTVSLYTGLNILNTIERNISTAEDPVEITVEGINQVNMNVKAGLTFAGALRAFLRQDPDVIMVGEIRDLETAEIAIKAAQTGHLVLSTLHTNDAPQTLNRLMQMGIPAFNIVSSINLIMAQRLARRLCQHCKEPADYPDSVLISTGFKPEELKELRIYKSVGCEHCTNGYKGRVGIYQVMTLSEDMRRLILEGGNAMQLADQAKAEGINDLRASGLNKVRQGVTSIEEIDRVTKE
- a CDS encoding DUF3368 domain-containing protein, which codes for MKIVLNTSPIIFLGKIESLGLLQDCVDDIFAPKAVIDELCDYTLPYFIKVRPLSDIGAAYVQGALGQLHQGELEAMVLAKELSADFVVLDDLLARRKAQRLALNVIGTLGLLLLFEKRSLLSADQVWQKINLLIQQHGFYVSSNILNQIQIKILGDRTEES